A DNA window from Rhizobium jaguaris contains the following coding sequences:
- the metH gene encoding methionine synthase, with protein sequence MFDNLFGSETAKRDGSEVFAALRQAASERILVLDGAMGTQIQGLGFDEDHFRGDRFIGCACHQKGNNDLLILTQPDAIEEIHYRYAKAGADILETNTFSSTRIAQADYQMEGAVYDLNKEGAAVARRAAIRAEREDGKRRFVAGAIGPTNRTASISPDVNNPGYRAVGFDDLRLAYGEQVDGLIDGGADIILIETIFDTLNAKAAIFACEERFDAKGVRLPVMISGTITDLSGRTLSGQTPSAFWNSVRHASPFTIGLNCALGANAMRPHLQELSAAADTFICAYPNAGLPNEFGQYDETPEMMAAQVEGFARDGLVNIVGGCCGSTTEHIAAIAQAVSKYQPRQPAAHRPFMSLSGLEPFELTKDIPFVNVGERTNVTGSAKFRKLITNADYTAALAVARDQVENGAQVIDINMDEGLIDSEKAMVEFLNLIAAEPDIARVPVMIDSSKFSIIEAGLKCVQGKPIVNSISLKEGEENFLKQARLLRNYGAAVVVMAFDEQGQADSYQRKVEICARAYKLLTEEAGLPPEDIIFDPNIFAIATGIEEHNNYGVDFIEATRTIRQTMPLVHISGGVSNLSFSFRGNEPVREAMHAVFLYHAIQAGMDMGIVNAGQLAVYDNIDPELREACEDVVLNRRPDGTERLLEIAERFRGAGSREAKVQDLAWREWPVEKRLEHALVNGITEYIEADTEEARQKAERPLHVIEGPLMAGMNVVGDLFGSGKMFLPQVVKSARVMKQAVAVLLPYMEAEKLANGGASERQAAGKVLMATVKGDVHDIGKNIVGVVLACNNYEIIDLGVMVPATKILETAIAEKVDIIGLSGLITPSLDEMAHVAAEMERQGFDIPLLIGGATTSRVHTAVKIHPRYEKGQTVYVTDASRAVGVVSALLSPEAKQGYVDTVRAEYAKVAAAHARSEAEKVRLPIARARENAEKVDWTSYKPMAPQFLGTKVFENYDLAELAKYIDWTPFFQTWELKGRFPAILEDEKQGEAARQLYADAQAMLEKIIAENWFRPRAVIGFWPAGTVGDDIRLFTDEERTDELATFYTLRQQLSKRDGRPNVALSDFVAPVSGGVGDYVGGFVVTAGIEEIAIAERFERANDDYSSILVKALADRFAEAFAERMHERVRREFWGYAKNEDLNGDELLAEAYAGIRPAPGYPAQPDHTEKETLFRLLDAEEATGVKLTESYAMWPGSSVSGLYIGHPNSYYFGVAKVERDQVDDYATRKGMPVAEVERWLGPVLNYVPEKRDAAVDDAA encoded by the coding sequence ATGTTTGACAATCTTTTTGGGTCGGAAACAGCGAAACGCGATGGCAGCGAAGTGTTTGCGGCCCTGAGGCAGGCGGCGAGTGAGCGAATCCTCGTGCTTGACGGCGCCATGGGCACGCAGATCCAGGGGCTCGGCTTTGACGAGGATCATTTCCGCGGTGATCGCTTCATCGGCTGCGCCTGTCATCAGAAGGGCAACAACGACCTTCTCATACTCACTCAGCCTGACGCCATCGAGGAGATCCACTATCGCTACGCCAAGGCAGGCGCGGATATTCTGGAAACTAATACGTTCTCTTCAACCCGGATCGCCCAGGCCGATTATCAGATGGAAGGTGCAGTCTACGATCTCAACAAGGAGGGCGCGGCAGTTGCCCGCCGAGCTGCGATCCGTGCCGAACGCGAGGACGGCAAGCGCCGCTTTGTCGCCGGCGCTATCGGCCCGACCAACCGTACCGCCTCGATTTCTCCCGATGTAAACAATCCCGGCTATCGTGCAGTAGGCTTCGACGATTTGCGCCTGGCCTATGGCGAGCAGGTCGACGGCCTGATCGACGGTGGCGCCGATATCATCCTGATCGAAACAATCTTCGATACGCTGAACGCCAAGGCGGCGATTTTTGCCTGTGAGGAGCGGTTCGACGCCAAGGGTGTCCGCCTGCCGGTGATGATCTCCGGTACGATCACCGATCTCTCCGGTCGCACCTTGTCCGGCCAGACGCCCTCGGCCTTCTGGAATTCGGTGCGCCACGCCAGCCCCTTCACCATCGGCCTCAACTGTGCGCTTGGCGCCAACGCCATGCGGCCGCATCTGCAGGAGCTTTCGGCTGCCGCCGATACCTTCATCTGCGCCTATCCCAATGCTGGCTTGCCCAACGAATTCGGCCAATATGACGAAACGCCTGAGATGATGGCGGCGCAAGTCGAAGGCTTTGCCCGCGACGGCCTCGTCAATATCGTCGGTGGCTGCTGCGGCTCGACGACGGAGCATATCGCCGCGATTGCTCAAGCGGTCTCGAAATACCAGCCGCGCCAGCCCGCGGCACACCGCCCATTCATGTCGCTCTCCGGTCTTGAGCCGTTCGAGCTGACCAAGGATATCCCCTTCGTCAACGTCGGCGAACGTACCAACGTCACCGGCTCGGCAAAGTTCCGCAAACTGATCACCAATGCCGACTACACGGCAGCGTTGGCTGTTGCCCGCGATCAGGTCGAAAACGGCGCGCAGGTGATCGACATCAATATGGACGAGGGCCTGATCGATTCGGAAAAGGCGATGGTTGAGTTCCTCAACCTGATCGCCGCCGAGCCGGATATTGCCCGTGTGCCTGTCATGATCGACAGCTCGAAATTCTCGATCATCGAGGCGGGCCTGAAATGCGTGCAGGGCAAGCCGATCGTCAACTCGATCTCGCTGAAAGAGGGCGAAGAGAATTTCCTCAAGCAGGCGCGATTGCTGCGCAATTACGGTGCTGCTGTCGTCGTCATGGCGTTCGACGAGCAGGGGCAGGCCGATAGCTATCAGCGCAAGGTCGAGATCTGCGCGCGCGCCTACAAGCTTCTGACAGAAGAGGCCGGGCTGCCGCCGGAAGATATTATCTTCGACCCGAATATTTTCGCGATCGCGACCGGCATCGAAGAGCATAACAATTACGGCGTCGACTTCATCGAAGCGACACGCACGATCCGCCAGACCATGCCGCTGGTTCATATCTCGGGTGGCGTATCGAACCTCTCATTCTCCTTCCGCGGTAACGAGCCGGTGCGCGAGGCGATGCATGCCGTGTTCCTTTACCACGCCATTCAGGCGGGTATGGACATGGGTATCGTCAATGCCGGCCAGCTGGCAGTTTACGACAACATCGATCCCGAGCTGCGCGAAGCCTGCGAGGACGTCGTCCTCAACCGCCGGCCCGACGGTACCGAGCGGCTGCTCGAAATAGCCGAACGTTTTCGTGGCGCCGGCAGCCGCGAAGCCAAGGTGCAGGATCTCGCCTGGCGCGAATGGCCGGTCGAGAAGCGGCTGGAGCATGCGCTGGTCAACGGAATCACCGAATATATCGAAGCGGACACCGAAGAAGCACGGCAAAAGGCGGAGCGCCCGCTGCATGTTATCGAAGGACCGCTGATGGCGGGCATGAATGTCGTCGGTGATCTATTCGGCTCGGGCAAGATGTTCCTGCCCCAGGTGGTGAAGTCTGCCCGCGTCATGAAGCAGGCCGTTGCCGTGTTGCTGCCCTATATGGAGGCGGAAAAGCTTGCGAATGGCGGCGCCAGTGAGCGTCAGGCGGCGGGCAAGGTACTAATGGCGACCGTCAAGGGCGATGTGCATGATATCGGCAAGAACATCGTCGGCGTTGTGCTCGCCTGCAACAATTACGAAATCATCGATCTCGGTGTTATGGTGCCGGCCACGAAGATCCTGGAAACGGCAATTGCCGAGAAGGTCGATATTATCGGCCTCTCCGGCCTGATCACACCGTCTCTGGACGAAATGGCGCATGTTGCTGCGGAAATGGAGCGGCAAGGGTTTGATATTCCATTGCTGATCGGTGGCGCGACCACTAGCCGCGTGCATACGGCCGTGAAGATCCATCCGCGCTATGAGAAGGGCCAAACGGTCTATGTGACGGATGCCAGCCGCGCTGTCGGCGTCGTTTCGGCACTGTTGTCGCCGGAAGCCAAGCAGGGCTATGTCGATACCGTTCGCGCCGAGTATGCCAAGGTCGCTGCGGCGCATGCCCGCAGCGAGGCGGAGAAAGTGCGCCTGCCAATCGCAAGGGCCCGCGAGAATGCCGAAAAAGTCGATTGGACGAGCTACAAGCCGATGGCGCCGCAGTTCCTCGGAACCAAAGTGTTTGAGAATTACGACCTGGCGGAGTTGGCGAAATATATCGACTGGACGCCATTCTTTCAGACCTGGGAATTAAAGGGTCGCTTCCCGGCGATCCTCGAAGACGAAAAGCAGGGTGAGGCGGCACGCCAGCTTTATGCCGATGCGCAGGCCATGTTGGAAAAGATCATCGCGGAAAACTGGTTCCGTCCGCGCGCTGTCATCGGCTTCTGGCCGGCGGGTACGGTCGGCGATGATATCCGCCTGTTCACCGATGAGGAGCGCACCGATGAACTCGCGACTTTCTATACCTTGCGTCAGCAATTGTCGAAGCGGGATGGCCGCCCGAACGTGGCCCTGTCGGATTTCGTGGCGCCGGTTTCGGGTGGCGTCGGCGATTACGTCGGCGGCTTCGTCGTGACGGCTGGTATCGAGGAAATCGCCATTGCCGAGCGTTTTGAACGCGCTAATGACGATTATTCCTCGATCCTCGTCAAGGCGCTCGCCGATCGCTTCGCCGAGGCTTTTGCCGAGCGGATGCATGAGCGGGTGCGGCGCGAATTCTGGGGCTACGCCAAGAATGAGGACCTTAATGGCGACGAGCTGCTGGCGGAGGCTTATGCCGGCATCCGTCCGGCGCCGGGCTATCCCGCCCAGCCCGACCACACCGAGAAAGAGACCCTGTTCCGCCTGCTCGATGCGGAAGAGGCGACGGGCGTAAAACTCACAGAGAGCTACGCCATGTGGCCGGGCTCTTCCGTTTCCGGCCTCTACATCGGCCATCCCAACTCCTATTACTTCGGTGTCGCCAAAGTCGAGCGAGATCAAGTGGACGACTATGCGACGCGCAAGGGCATGCCGGTTGCGGAGGTGGAGCGCTGGCTCGGACCGGTGCTCAATTATGTGCCGGAAAAGCGTGATGCCGCGGTAGATGACGCGGCATGA
- a CDS encoding ABC transporter substrate-binding protein, giving the protein MKNNVLKGLLLASSLLTSVGFAHAADVTLTVESWRNDDLQIWQEKIIPAFEAKNPGIKIVFSPTAPTEYNASLNAKLEAGSAGDIITCRPFDASLDLFKKKQLTDLTTLKGMDNFSPVAKAAWTTDDGKSTFCVPMASVIHGFIYNKDAFDKLGLKVPATRDEFFALLDKLKADGTYIPMAMGTKDLWEAATMGYQNVGPNYWKGEDGRLALISGKQKLTDAPWVDPFKELAKWKPYLGDGFEAQSYSDSQNLFTLGKAAIYPAGSWEIALFNTQAQFKMGAFPPPVAKAGDTAYISDHPDIGVGLNAKSTHPEEAKKFLSWVASDEFANIYANALPGFFSLNSHPVKMSDPLAQEFVSWRDNHKSTVRSTYQILSRGTPNLENETWTASANVINGTDTPEQAGAKLQKGLDSWFKPGK; this is encoded by the coding sequence ATGAAAAACAATGTTCTGAAAGGCTTGCTCCTCGCATCCAGCCTGCTGACTTCAGTCGGCTTTGCGCATGCGGCGGACGTGACGCTGACGGTTGAAAGCTGGCGCAACGATGACCTGCAGATTTGGCAGGAGAAGATCATCCCGGCTTTCGAGGCGAAGAACCCCGGCATCAAGATCGTCTTCTCGCCGACGGCTCCGACCGAGTATAACGCATCGCTGAACGCCAAGCTCGAAGCTGGCTCTGCGGGCGACATCATCACCTGCCGTCCGTTCGACGCCTCGCTGGATCTTTTCAAGAAGAAGCAGCTGACCGACCTGACGACGCTGAAGGGCATGGATAACTTCTCGCCGGTCGCCAAGGCCGCTTGGACCACCGACGACGGCAAGTCGACCTTCTGCGTGCCGATGGCATCGGTCATCCACGGCTTCATCTATAACAAAGACGCCTTCGACAAGCTTGGTCTCAAAGTTCCGGCAACGCGCGACGAATTCTTCGCTCTGCTGGACAAGCTCAAGGCCGACGGCACCTACATCCCGATGGCCATGGGCACGAAGGACCTCTGGGAAGCCGCAACCATGGGCTACCAGAACGTGGGCCCGAACTACTGGAAGGGTGAAGATGGCCGCCTGGCTCTGATTTCCGGCAAGCAAAAGCTGACGGATGCTCCGTGGGTCGATCCTTTCAAGGAACTCGCCAAGTGGAAGCCTTATCTCGGCGACGGCTTCGAAGCACAGAGCTACTCGGACAGCCAGAACCTCTTCACGCTCGGCAAGGCCGCCATCTACCCGGCCGGTTCGTGGGAAATCGCGTTGTTCAACACGCAGGCTCAATTCAAGATGGGTGCCTTCCCGCCGCCGGTCGCAAAGGCTGGTGACACGGCCTACATCTCCGACCATCCAGATATCGGTGTCGGCCTGAATGCCAAGAGTACGCATCCCGAAGAGGCCAAGAAATTCCTGAGCTGGGTTGCTTCCGACGAGTTCGCCAACATCTACGCCAACGCGCTGCCGGGCTTCTTCAGCCTGAATTCGCACCCGGTGAAGATGAGCGATCCGCTCGCCCAGGAATTCGTCTCCTGGCGCGACAATCATAAGTCCACCGTTCGTTCGACCTATCAGATCCTGTCGCGCGGCACGCCGAATCTGGAAAACGAAACCTGGACGGCATCTGCCAACGTGATCAACGGTACGGATACGCCGGAACAGGCTGGCGCGAAGCTGCAGAAGGGCCTCGACAGCTGGTTCAAGCCGGGCAAGTAA
- a CDS encoding Gfo/Idh/MocA family protein, with protein sequence MGRSHALAYHNNPGFQIVGLVNRSKPKLAEELQGYTIHPDFETALKELKPDLCSINTYSDSHADYAVMAFEAGCDVFVEKPLATTVEDAERVVAAARKAGRKLVIGYILRHHPSWMRLIAEARKLGGPYVFRMNLNQQSSGPTWETHKALMRTTSPIVDCGVHYVDVMCQITDAKPVEVRGMGLRLSNEIAPDMYNYGHLQVIYEDGSVGWYEAGWGPMISETAFFVKDVMSPNGAVSIVMDPNAKSDDIDTHTKTSVIRLHTAETGPDGKFIRPDQDLRMDGEPGHQELCDLEQAFVLKAIREDVDLSRHMADAVQSLRICLAADESVRTGKPIYL encoded by the coding sequence ATGGGCCGCAGCCATGCGCTCGCCTATCACAACAATCCCGGTTTTCAGATCGTCGGTCTCGTCAACCGCTCCAAGCCGAAGCTGGCGGAAGAACTGCAGGGTTACACGATCCATCCGGATTTCGAGACAGCTCTGAAAGAGTTGAAGCCCGACCTCTGCTCGATCAACACCTATTCCGACAGCCATGCGGACTATGCCGTCATGGCCTTCGAGGCAGGCTGCGATGTCTTCGTCGAAAAGCCGCTGGCGACGACCGTCGAGGATGCGGAGCGGGTTGTAGCCGCTGCCAGGAAGGCCGGCCGCAAGCTGGTGATCGGCTATATCCTGCGCCATCATCCATCGTGGATGCGGTTAATCGCCGAAGCCCGCAAGCTGGGCGGCCCTTATGTGTTCCGCATGAACCTGAACCAGCAGTCAAGCGGACCGACCTGGGAGACGCATAAGGCACTGATGCGCACGACATCGCCGATCGTCGATTGCGGCGTGCATTATGTCGACGTCATGTGCCAGATCACCGACGCCAAGCCGGTCGAGGTGCGTGGCATGGGTCTGCGCCTGTCGAACGAGATCGCGCCGGACATGTACAATTACGGCCATCTGCAGGTGATCTATGAGGACGGTTCTGTCGGCTGGTATGAGGCCGGCTGGGGACCGATGATTTCCGAGACTGCCTTCTTCGTGAAGGATGTGATGTCACCGAATGGCGCAGTCTCGATCGTCATGGACCCGAATGCCAAGTCGGACGACATCGATACACACACCAAGACCTCGGTCATCCGATTGCACACCGCCGAAACCGGCCCGGACGGCAAGTTCATCCGGCCGGACCAGGATTTGCGTATGGACGGCGAGCCAGGTCATCAGGAGCTCTGTGACCTTGAGCAAGCCTTCGTATTGAAGGCCATCCGGGAGGACGTCGACCTCAGCCGCCACATGGCCGACGCCGTTCAATCGCTGCGCATCTGCCTCGCCGCCGACGAGAGCGTGCGCACCGGCAAGCCCATTTATTTGTAA
- a CDS encoding ABC transporter ATP-binding protein, protein MGSLHLKSIRKAYGTHEVLKGINLDVKDGEFVIFVGPSGCGKSTLLRSIAGLEDVTSGAVMINGKDVTVTPPAKRGISMVFQSYALYPHLTVKDNMGLGLKQAGTAKDEIDSRVDKASGMLALEPYLARRPAELSGGQRQRVAIGRAIVREPELFLFDEPLSNLDAALRVQTRLEIARLHRSLKATMIYVTHDQVEAMTLADKIVVMNAGAIEQIGSPMELYNRPANTFVAGFIGSPQMNFIPAEKLEQSGAKTIGIRPEHINLSREQGTWAAKVIHVEHLGADTIIYLESDQTGLLTVRLFGEHKYEPDETVYATPDAGHMHRFDANDQAIRA, encoded by the coding sequence GTGGGATCGCTTCACCTGAAATCCATCCGCAAGGCCTATGGCACGCACGAGGTGCTGAAAGGTATCAATCTCGACGTGAAGGACGGCGAGTTCGTGATTTTCGTCGGCCCTTCTGGCTGCGGCAAGTCTACCCTTCTGCGCAGTATCGCCGGTCTTGAAGATGTGACCTCGGGCGCGGTCATGATCAATGGCAAGGATGTAACGGTGACGCCGCCCGCCAAGCGTGGCATTTCCATGGTGTTCCAGTCCTATGCGCTTTATCCGCATCTGACGGTGAAGGACAATATGGGCCTCGGCCTGAAGCAGGCCGGTACTGCCAAGGACGAGATCGATAGTCGCGTCGACAAGGCGTCAGGCATGCTCGCTCTCGAACCCTACCTCGCCCGCCGTCCGGCCGAGCTTTCCGGCGGCCAGCGTCAGCGTGTCGCCATCGGCCGCGCGATCGTGCGCGAGCCGGAACTCTTCCTGTTCGACGAGCCGCTATCGAACCTCGACGCGGCGCTGCGCGTCCAGACCCGCCTCGAAATCGCCCGTTTGCATCGCAGTCTGAAGGCAACGATGATCTATGTCACCCACGATCAAGTCGAGGCCATGACGCTGGCCGACAAGATCGTCGTGATGAATGCCGGCGCGATCGAACAGATCGGTTCGCCGATGGAGCTTTATAACCGTCCGGCGAACACCTTCGTCGCCGGTTTCATCGGTTCGCCGCAGATGAATTTCATCCCTGCTGAAAAGCTCGAGCAAAGCGGCGCCAAGACCATCGGCATTCGTCCGGAGCATATCAATCTGTCACGCGAACAGGGCACTTGGGCGGCCAAGGTGATCCATGTCGAACACCTGGGCGCCGACACGATCATCTATCTCGAATCCGACCAAACCGGCCTTCTGACCGTGCGCCTCTTCGGCGAACACAAATACGAGCCGGACGAAACGGTCTATGCGACGCCCGATGCCGGACATATGCATCGCTTCGATGCGAATGATCAGGCAATCCGCGCGTAG
- a CDS encoding BadF/BadG/BcrA/BcrD ATPase family protein, which yields MAEFAIGIDGGGTSCRAAVTDRMGRVLGTGKAGAANILSDLENSLINIVASARQALEDAALDPELAYKLPAVVGTAGANVGDYGKRIEKALPFANGRVVTDAMIALQGALGDADGIIGAFGTGSVYNARRNGNIWGIGGWGFVVGDQASGARLGRDLLERSLLAHDRVCPPSSLTEKIMAEFSGDPERVVEFAHVSKPKDFARYAPIVFEYAERDDVIAVGIVKTAVNAIAESLDALLWPECPSICLLGGLSKAYYPWLDARHKALLTEPKGDVLRGAVELAAKLLQNDAGGTP from the coding sequence ATGGCGGAGTTTGCGATCGGTATCGACGGCGGCGGGACAAGCTGCCGCGCTGCTGTGACAGACAGAATGGGCAGAGTTCTCGGCACCGGCAAGGCGGGTGCCGCCAACATCCTTTCCGATCTCGAAAACTCATTGATCAACATCGTCGCATCCGCCCGGCAGGCACTCGAGGATGCCGCGCTCGATCCCGAGTTGGCTTACAAACTGCCCGCCGTTGTCGGCACGGCCGGTGCCAATGTCGGCGACTACGGCAAGCGCATCGAAAAAGCCCTGCCCTTCGCGAACGGTCGTGTCGTCACCGATGCGATGATTGCGCTTCAGGGCGCGCTTGGCGATGCCGACGGGATCATCGGCGCATTCGGCACCGGCTCCGTCTACAATGCCCGCCGCAACGGCAATATCTGGGGTATCGGCGGCTGGGGCTTTGTCGTTGGCGATCAGGCAAGCGGCGCCCGCCTCGGCCGTGATTTGCTGGAACGCTCGCTTCTGGCGCATGACAGGGTATGCCCGCCCTCGTCACTCACCGAAAAGATCATGGCGGAATTTAGCGGCGATCCCGAACGCGTCGTCGAGTTCGCGCATGTCTCCAAGCCGAAGGATTTCGCGCGTTATGCACCGATTGTCTTCGAATATGCCGAAAGAGACGATGTCATCGCCGTCGGTATCGTCAAGACAGCGGTGAACGCCATCGCCGAAAGTCTCGATGCCCTGCTCTGGCCAGAATGCCCGTCGATCTGCCTGCTCGGCGGCCTCTCGAAGGCATATTATCCATGGCTCGATGCGCGGCATAAAGCGCTTCTCACAGAACCGAAAGGCGACGTATTGCGCGGCGCGGTCGAACTGGCGGCCAAGCTCCTGCAAAATGACGCGGGGGGCACGCCATGA
- a CDS encoding carbohydrate ABC transporter permease: MSKARTSLVRSGLMHLALIAYTLLAVFPVFLTIINSFKDRASIFRAPLSVPTPSSFSLIGYQTVLKQGDFLTYFENSFIVTIVSIILTLLFGAMAAFALSEYRFRGNTIMGLYLAIGIMIPIRLGTVAILQGMVAFGLVNTLTALILVYTAQGLPLAIFILSEFMRTVSDDLKNAGRIDGLSEYAIFFRLVLPLVRPAMATVAVFTMIPIWNDLWFPLILAPSEATKTVTLGSQIFIGQFVTNWNAVLAALTLAILPILILYVLFSRQLIRGITSGAVK; encoded by the coding sequence ATGTCCAAGGCACGCACTTCCCTTGTCCGTTCCGGCCTCATGCATCTGGCGCTGATCGCCTACACGTTGCTTGCCGTTTTCCCGGTGTTCCTGACGATCATCAACTCCTTCAAGGATCGCGCCTCGATCTTCCGGGCGCCCTTGAGCGTCCCGACGCCGTCCAGCTTCAGCCTGATCGGTTATCAGACCGTGCTGAAGCAGGGAGACTTTCTGACTTATTTCGAGAACAGCTTCATCGTGACGATCGTGTCGATCATCCTGACACTGCTGTTTGGCGCCATGGCCGCCTTCGCGCTGTCTGAGTACCGTTTCCGCGGCAATACGATTATGGGGCTTTATCTCGCGATCGGCATCATGATCCCGATCCGCCTTGGCACGGTCGCCATCCTCCAGGGCATGGTCGCCTTCGGTCTGGTCAATACGCTGACCGCGCTGATCCTCGTCTACACGGCGCAGGGCTTGCCGCTGGCCATTTTCATCCTGTCGGAATTCATGCGTACCGTGTCGGATGACCTGAAGAATGCGGGCCGCATCGATGGGCTCAGCGAATATGCGATCTTCTTCCGTCTCGTGCTGCCGCTGGTTCGCCCAGCCATGGCGACGGTCGCCGTCTTTACCATGATCCCGATCTGGAACGACCTGTGGTTCCCGCTGATCCTGGCGCCGAGCGAGGCGACCAAGACGGTGACGCTGGGATCGCAGATCTTCATCGGCCAGTTCGTCACCAACTGGAACGCCGTGCTGGCAGCGCTGACGCTCGCCATCCTGCCGATCCTCATCCTTTACGTCTTGTTCTCCCGCCAACTCATTCGTGGCATTACCTCCGGAGCAGTCAAGTGA
- a CDS encoding GntR family transcriptional regulator — translation MTEDLSRIFSSGRLLAGGTGPLYVKLRRTLEDAVKVGTLKHGDALPPERDIAEYAAVSRVTVRKAIDDLVAEGVLVRRHGSGTFVAKPVSKVEQRLSQLTSFTEDMARRGMTARSEWLHKGVHTPSPDEMMILGLAAGTKVSRLSRLRIADDQPLAIEHASVSGEFLPDPSTVTSSLYAELEKRQVRPVRAVQRISATNMKEVDAGLLGVPVGAAGLSIERISYLGSGRAVEFTRSLYRGDAYDFVAELTIGAT, via the coding sequence ATGACCGAGGATCTGAGCCGTATCTTCTCATCGGGACGCCTGCTCGCCGGCGGCACCGGCCCGCTCTATGTCAAATTGCGCCGGACACTCGAAGACGCCGTCAAAGTCGGAACGCTGAAACATGGCGATGCCCTGCCACCGGAACGTGACATCGCCGAATATGCCGCCGTCAGCCGCGTGACAGTGCGCAAGGCGATCGACGATCTCGTCGCCGAGGGCGTCCTCGTCCGTCGCCACGGCTCTGGCACTTTCGTCGCCAAACCCGTCTCCAAAGTCGAGCAGCGCCTGTCGCAGCTAACCTCCTTCACCGAGGACATGGCGCGGCGCGGCATGACGGCACGCTCGGAATGGCTGCATAAAGGCGTGCACACTCCCTCGCCCGATGAAATGATGATCCTCGGCCTTGCCGCCGGGACCAAGGTCTCCCGCCTCAGCCGTCTACGCATCGCCGACGACCAGCCACTGGCCATAGAACATGCCAGCGTCTCCGGCGAGTTCCTGCCAGATCCATCGACCGTGACCTCATCGCTTTACGCCGAGCTCGAAAAGCGCCAAGTCCGCCCGGTCCGTGCCGTACAACGTATCTCCGCGACCAATATGAAAGAGGTCGACGCCGGCCTGCTAGGCGTCCCCGTCGGCGCCGCCGGCCTGTCGATCGAACGCATTTCCTACCTCGGCTCCGGTCGCGCCGTGGAATTCACCCGCTCGCTTTATCGGGGAGACGCCTACGATTTTGTCGCGGAGCTGACGATCGGGGCGACGTAA
- a CDS encoding carbohydrate ABC transporter permease produces MSEAVISAAFDAVPIKRQRRWHIFVFLLPAFIVYTAVMILPLIETLRLSLYNVVDNQETFVGLNNFKVLFGDDRWSHDFWNALRNNLIFFVIHMCVQNPIGIALAALLSLPKLRFVAFYRTAMFLPTLLSFVIVGFIWKLILSPLWGVAPDLMGLVGLKSFFAPWLGKPGTALVTVALISVWQYVGIPMMLIYAALLNIPEEVIEAAECDGITGWSQFWKIKLPLVLPAIGIISILTFVGNFNAFDLVYTVQGALAGPDGSTDILGTLLYRVFFGFQLQLGDRSMGATIATVMFLIILAGVSFYLFIIQRRIRRYQF; encoded by the coding sequence ATGAGCGAAGCCGTTATATCAGCCGCGTTTGATGCGGTTCCGATCAAACGCCAAAGACGCTGGCACATCTTCGTTTTTCTTCTTCCGGCCTTCATTGTCTATACGGCCGTGATGATCCTGCCTCTGATCGAAACGTTGCGGCTGTCGCTGTATAACGTCGTCGACAATCAGGAGACCTTCGTGGGTCTCAACAATTTCAAAGTGTTGTTTGGCGATGATCGCTGGTCGCATGACTTTTGGAATGCGCTGCGCAACAATCTGATCTTCTTTGTCATCCACATGTGCGTGCAGAACCCGATCGGTATCGCGCTCGCGGCGCTTCTGTCGCTGCCGAAACTGCGGTTCGTCGCCTTCTATCGCACCGCCATGTTCCTGCCGACGTTGCTTTCCTTCGTCATCGTCGGCTTCATCTGGAAGCTGATCCTGTCACCTCTATGGGGTGTGGCGCCCGATTTGATGGGCTTGGTCGGCCTCAAGTCGTTCTTCGCTCCCTGGCTCGGCAAGCCCGGCACAGCCCTGGTCACGGTCGCGCTGATCTCGGTCTGGCAATATGTCGGCATCCCGATGATGCTGATTTATGCGGCGCTGCTGAACATCCCGGAAGAGGTTATCGAGGCGGCCGAATGCGATGGCATCACCGGCTGGAGCCAGTTCTGGAAGATCAAGCTGCCGCTGGTGCTGCCGGCGATCGGCATCATCTCGATCCTGACCTTCGTTGGCAATTTCAATGCTTTCGACCTGGTCTATACTGTGCAGGGCGCGCTGGCGGGGCCGGATGGCTCCACCGATATCCTCGGTACGCTGCTCTACCGCGTCTTCTTCGGCTTCCAGCTGCAGCTCGGCGACCGTTCCATGGGTGCGACGATCGCGACGGTGATGTTCCTGATCATCCTCGCCGGCGTGTCCTTCTACCTTTTCATCATTCAACGGCGCATCCGCCGTTACCAGTTCTGA